One Dermacentor silvarum isolate Dsil-2018 chromosome 10, BIME_Dsil_1.4, whole genome shotgun sequence genomic window carries:
- the LOC119466095 gene encoding uncharacterized protein LOC119466095, which yields MRFNPLLFVVQFCLLRTAYCLEHTVVTAATYEHGDLICHQAADQPLMPPIRPPHHTTTASAEGSTQLLQVAPACGTSIKGHPLEYATTGHGGTERMRFNPLLFVVQFCLLRTAYCLEHTVVTAATYEHGDLICHQAADQPLMPPIRPPHHTTTASAEGSTQLLQVAPACGTSIKGHPLEYATTGHGGTERMRFNPLLFVVQFCLLRTAYCLEHTVVTAATYEHGDLICHQAADQPLMPPIRPPHHTTTASAEGSTQLLQVAPACGTSIKGHPLEYATTGHGGTERMRFNPLLFVVQVYTTPSTGYTDTYLC from the coding sequence ATGCGGTTCAACCCTCTGCTTTTTGTTGTGCAGTTCTGCCTCCTGCGCACTGCATACTGCCTGGAGCACACCGTGGTCACGGCGGCTACGTACGAGCACGGCGATCTCATCTGCCATCAAGCTGCTGATCAGCCTTTGATGCCACCCATCAGACCACCTCATCATACAACGACAGCAAGCGCAGAGGGCAGCACGCAGCTGTTGCAAGTAGCGCCAGCGTGCGGAACGAGTATAAAGGGACACCCTTTGGAATACGCGACCACTGGGCATGGTGGCACCGAAAGAATGCGGTTCAACCCTCTGCTTTTTGTTGTGCAGTTCTGCCTCCTGCGCACTGCATACTGCCTGGAGCACACCGTGGTCACGGCGGCTACGTACGAGCACGGCGATCTCATCTGCCATCAAGCTGCTGATCAGCCTTTGATGCCACCCATCAGACCACCTCATCATACAACGACAGCAAGCGCAGAGGGCAGCACGCAGCTGTTGCAAGTAGCGCCAGCGTGCGGAACGAGTATAAAGGGACACCCTTTGGAATACGCGACCACTGGGCATGGTGGCACCGAAAGAATGCGGTTCAACCCTCTGCTTTTTGTTGTGCAGTTCTGCCTCCTGCGCACTGCATACTGCCTGGAGCACACCGTGGTCACGGCGGCTACGTACGAGCACGGCGATCTCATCTGCCATCAAGCTGCTGATCAGCCTTTGATGCCACCCATCAGACCACCTCATCATACAACGACAGCAAGCGCAGAGGGCAGCACGCAGCTGTTGCAAGTAGCGCCAGCGTGCGGAACGAGTATAAAGGGACACCCTTTGGAATACGCGACCACTGGGCATGGTGGCACCGAAAGAATGCGGTTCAACCCTCTGCTTTTTGTTGTGCAG